A portion of the Bacteroidota bacterium genome contains these proteins:
- a CDS encoding ATP-binding cassette domain-containing protein, with the protein MSERILKALMQLFAIIARVDGITTDGRAIVQSFLKQQLNLEQVELYLKSFDEFLEAHHQVSKRKDGSQKRTSVNSVKVLKICTQINAELTQKQKVVVLIRLLEFIHSSYEISSQELEFVTTVADTFNIDEQEFLRCLNFIKSNINDIPDSSKLLVIDNKKENTHGVNTKHIYSEGIGNGQIRVLCIPSVNMYSLYYFGDSDLLLNGQIIGKEKIYILTEGSSIRSSKVSPIYYSDIISAFLSDTSKAKVSFVAHDLEYKFKGGKIGLRDINITEDSGKLIGIMGGSGAGKSTLLNVLNSNEVPSGGAVLINGINIHTQKDKIEGVIGHVSQDDLLIEELTVYQNLFYNAKLCFGNLQDEQISQMVLDLLTSLGLYETKDLKVGSPLEKTISGGQRKRLNIALELIREPSVLFVDEPTSGLSSRDSENIMDLLKELALKGKLVFVVIHQPSSDIFKMFDKLMILDVGGYPIYYGNPVDAVIYFKTIINHVNSNESECPECGNVNPEQIFNIIESKVLDEYGNLTHNRKVSPLEWNKFYKENIEKKSAPVLSNGAIPESTFKIPTKLKQFNVFITRDVKSKLTNSQYLAINLIESPLLAFILAYLVKFYNTDISNKIGYIFRENENITAYLFMCVVVALFIGLTVSAEEIIRDRKILKRESFLNLSRSSYLISKIFVMFVLSAIQTVMFVAMGNWILDINGMSFDYWFVLFTTSCFANMLGLNISASFNSAVTIYILIPFLIIPQLLLSGVIVKFDKLNPSITSQKHVPFTGEIMTSRWAFEALAVNQFKKNGYESAFYIYDKAMSIADFKKNYWIPKLKAKIDKCENIYKNADAKQEVTDDINLLRNELIKENKAQKQLKFANAEQLTIETFSSEKAAELRDYLAKLNSSYIKKYNNASNEKDKLISKRNATPEAKEAFMVLKNNQENESLNDLVRNSNELDKILEKDGELIQRADPIFLDPQQSNFGRAHFFAPRKKFLGKYYDTYWFNISIIWLMSFVLSITLYFDLLRKLINGLEEIVSRITKKAPAQA; encoded by the coding sequence ATGAGTGAACGAATACTCAAGGCATTGATGCAGCTTTTTGCCATCATTGCTCGTGTTGATGGAATTACTACTGATGGCAGAGCCATTGTACAATCATTTCTAAAACAACAACTTAATTTAGAACAGGTTGAGCTATATCTTAAATCGTTCGATGAATTTTTAGAAGCGCATCATCAAGTTTCCAAAAGAAAAGATGGCTCACAAAAACGCACATCAGTTAACTCTGTTAAGGTTCTAAAAATCTGTACTCAAATCAATGCAGAACTTACTCAGAAACAAAAAGTAGTTGTATTAATTCGTTTGTTAGAGTTTATTCATTCTAGCTACGAAATTTCTTCGCAAGAGCTTGAGTTTGTTACCACTGTAGCAGATACATTTAATATTGACGAGCAAGAATTTTTACGCTGCTTAAATTTTATTAAAAGCAACATCAACGATATTCCTGACTCTTCTAAGCTTTTAGTAATTGATAATAAAAAAGAAAACACACATGGTGTTAATACCAAACATATTTACTCAGAAGGTATTGGAAATGGACAAATAAGAGTATTGTGCATTCCAAGTGTAAATATGTATTCGCTGTACTATTTTGGCGATTCAGATTTATTATTAAATGGGCAGATAATTGGCAAAGAAAAAATCTATATTCTTACAGAAGGCTCGTCTATACGAAGCTCTAAAGTAAGCCCAATTTATTATAGCGATATAATTAGTGCCTTCTTAAGCGACACCTCAAAAGCTAAAGTATCTTTCGTAGCACATGATTTAGAATATAAATTTAAAGGCGGCAAAATTGGTTTACGAGATATTAATATAACAGAAGATTCCGGAAAGTTAATTGGCATAATGGGTGGTAGTGGTGCAGGAAAATCAACATTGCTTAATGTATTAAACAGTAATGAAGTTCCAAGTGGTGGCGCAGTACTTATAAATGGAATAAATATACACACCCAAAAAGATAAGATTGAAGGAGTAATCGGACATGTATCTCAAGATGATTTATTGATTGAAGAATTAACCGTTTACCAAAATTTATTTTACAACGCTAAACTTTGTTTTGGAAATTTGCAGGATGAGCAAATATCTCAAATGGTATTGGATTTACTTACCAGTCTTGGCTTATACGAAACAAAAGATTTAAAAGTTGGTTCCCCGTTAGAAAAAACTATTAGCGGTGGCCAACGTAAACGATTGAATATTGCACTCGAACTCATACGCGAACCTTCAGTTCTATTTGTAGATGAGCCAACCTCTGGGCTTTCATCTAGAGATTCGGAAAACATTATGGACCTTTTAAAGGAATTGGCTTTAAAAGGAAAATTAGTTTTTGTGGTTATACATCAACCATCGTCAGACATTTTTAAAATGTTTGACAAGCTAATGATTTTAGATGTTGGCGGATACCCTATTTATTATGGTAATCCGGTAGATGCGGTAATTTATTTTAAAACAATTATAAACCACGTAAACAGCAATGAAAGTGAGTGTCCGGAATGTGGTAACGTAAATCCGGAACAAATTTTTAATATAATTGAATCGAAGGTGTTGGATGAATATGGAAATCTTACTCACAACAGAAAGGTTTCCCCACTAGAATGGAATAAGTTTTATAAAGAAAATATCGAAAAAAAATCAGCACCTGTTTTATCAAATGGTGCTATTCCAGAAAGCACCTTCAAAATACCAACAAAACTAAAACAATTTAACGTATTTATTACACGCGATGTAAAATCAAAATTAACTAACAGTCAATACTTGGCTATTAATTTAATTGAATCGCCCCTACTTGCTTTTATTTTAGCTTATTTGGTTAAGTTTTACAATACAGACATCTCCAATAAAATAGGTTATATATTCCGTGAAAACGAAAACATAACAGCCTATTTATTTATGTGTGTTGTAGTTGCATTGTTTATTGGACTAACGGTAAGTGCCGAAGAAATTATTAGGGATAGAAAAATATTGAAAAGAGAATCGTTTTTAAATTTGAGTAGAAGCAGTTATCTCATTTCAAAAATATTTGTCATGTTTGTTCTATCTGCCATTCAAACAGTTATGTTTGTAGCAATGGGCAATTGGATATTAGATATAAATGGGATGTCTTTTGATTATTGGTTTGTATTATTTACTACATCTTGCTTTGCAAACATGTTAGGTTTAAATATTTCAGCAAGTTTTAATTCTGCCGTAACCATCTACATTTTAATTCCATTTTTAATTATACCTCAACTATTATTAAGCGGTGTAATTGTAAAATTCGACAAACTAAATCCATCCATTACATCTCAAAAACATGTTCCATTTACAGGAGAAATAATGACCTCTCGTTGGGCGTTTGAAGCTTTGGCCGTAAATCAATTCAAAAAAAATGGATATGAATCTGCTTTCTATATATATGATAAAGCAATGAGTATTGCTGATTTTAAGAAAAATTATTGGATACCAAAACTAAAAGCAAAAATTGATAAGTGCGAGAATATTTATAAAAATGCAGATGCAAAACAGGAAGTTACAGACGATATTAATTTATTGCGCAATGAACTTATAAAGGAAAACAAAGCTCAAAAACAATTGAAATTTGCGAATGCAGAACAACTAACTATTGAAACTTTTAGTAGCGAAAAAGCAGCAGAGTTGAGAGATTATCTTGCAAAACTAAACTCTTCGTATATCAAAAAATATAACAACGCAAGTAACGAAAAAGATAAGCTAATTTCTAAGCGTAATGCCACACCAGAAGCTAAAGAAGCATTTATGGTGCTTAAAAACAACCAAGAGAATGAAAGCCTAAACGATTTAGTAAGAAATAGTAATGAGCTAGATAAAATATTAGAAAAAGATGGAGAGCTTATTCAACGAGCAGATCCAATTTTCTTAGACCCTCAGCAATCTAATTTTGGGCGTGCACACTTTTTTGCACCTCGCAAAAAGTTTTTAGGAAAGTATTATGACACGTATTGGTTTAATATTTCTATTATTTGGTTAATGTCTTTTGTACTTTCAATTACACTGTACTTCGATTTACTTCGAAAACTGATAAATGGGTTGGAAGAGATAGTTTCTAGAATTACAAAAAAAGCTCCTGCTCAGGCATAA
- a CDS encoding DUF2779 domain-containing protein: MEKVILSKSTYIRSLQCLKSLYLYKNNYNLKDAISEDKQAIFQRGINVGQLAQKLFPGGVELKPSYRDYNKGFEETQLALIENTTIYEASFIYNNVYVAADIVQKAPSGNWNVYEVKSSVRLTNTYINDAALQYYVIKNAGIAIENFYLILIDPDYIRGKELDLAKLFSVTCVTDRLIELQDRIVTQVNIAKNALAESQAPEIGVGEHCFSPYDCDFKGHCWSNLPKESVFELSGVSKKDQLDLYNQGIVKITDIKDSSVFKKSTQTQIDSAISNNPTVDKDGLNQFIGQVKYPIYFLDFETFMPAVPYFEGNKPYQHTPFQYSLHIYKDEKSTLEHKEFLAEPFGDPRIPFMQSLINDLGVDGTILVYNISFERQILKDLIKKYPVYADKLKEITNRMVDLIIPFENKYYYHPAMKGSHSMKYVLPALFPELSYDKLVIKSGAVAMMAFEKLYHENDIIKICETKDALKEYCKLDTLGMVKIFDYLRNVVA, translated from the coding sequence ATGGAAAAAGTTATTCTTAGTAAATCAACTTATATAAGGTCTTTGCAATGTTTGAAGTCGTTATACCTGTATAAAAACAATTACAATCTAAAAGATGCCATTAGCGAAGATAAACAAGCCATATTTCAGAGAGGAATAAATGTAGGACAATTAGCCCAAAAGCTTTTTCCTGGCGGAGTAGAGTTGAAGCCGTCTTATCGAGACTATAATAAAGGGTTTGAAGAAACTCAATTAGCATTAATTGAAAACACAACTATTTACGAAGCGTCATTTATTTACAATAATGTGTATGTTGCAGCTGATATTGTGCAAAAAGCACCCTCCGGAAATTGGAATGTATATGAAGTAAAAAGTTCTGTAAGGCTTACCAATACATATATTAATGATGCGGCCTTGCAATATTATGTTATTAAGAATGCCGGTATTGCCATTGAAAATTTTTATTTGATATTGATTGATCCGGATTATATCAGAGGAAAAGAGCTTGATTTAGCCAAGCTTTTCTCTGTAACATGCGTTACCGATAGGCTAATTGAGTTGCAAGATAGAATTGTAACACAAGTAAACATTGCTAAAAACGCTCTTGCAGAATCTCAAGCTCCGGAAATTGGAGTGGGAGAACATTGCTTCTCTCCTTACGATTGCGATTTTAAAGGCCATTGTTGGAGCAATTTACCCAAAGAGAGTGTGTTTGAACTATCTGGTGTTTCAAAAAAAGACCAGTTGGATTTATACAATCAAGGAATTGTAAAAATTACCGATATAAAAGATTCATCTGTTTTTAAAAAGTCAACGCAAACGCAGATAGATAGCGCAATTAGCAATAATCCAACTGTAGATAAAGACGGATTAAATCAATTTATTGGGCAGGTAAAATACCCTATTTACTTTTTGGACTTTGAAACCTTTATGCCTGCAGTTCCCTATTTTGAAGGGAATAAACCATATCAACACACCCCGTTTCAGTATTCGTTACATATTTATAAAGACGAAAAATCAACATTAGAGCATAAAGAATTTTTAGCAGAACCTTTTGGAGATCCCCGTATTCCTTTTATGCAGAGCTTGATAAACGATTTGGGCGTAGATGGTACTATTTTAGTTTACAATATTTCTTTTGAGCGACAAATTTTAAAGGACTTAATAAAAAAATATCCTGTCTATGCTGATAAATTAAAAGAAATAACAAATAGGATGGTTGATTTAATAATTCCATTCGAAAATAAATACTATTATCATCCGGCAATGAAAGGTTCACATTCTATGAAATACGTACTTCCTGCTTTATTTCCTGAGTTGTCTTACGATAAACTAGTAATTAAAAGTGGTGCTGTAGCAATGATGGCATTCGAAAAATTGTATCACGAAAATGACATTATTAAAATATGTGAAACAAAAGACGCACTAAAGGAATATTGTAAGCTTGATACGTTGGGTATGGTTAAAATATTTGATTACTTAAGAAATGTAGTAGCGTAG
- a CDS encoding DUF1905 domain-containing protein translates to MYEFKTTLLKFGKKGEKTGWTYVSIPLDVANIINPSIRKSYRVKGFIDSLKIKLVAILPDGDGSFIMPINAEMRKRIRKQQGAVVTLKLSLDTDPLPQSTDLLDCLLEAPVALNNFKKLTLGHQNYFSKWIESAKTSHTKADRITKTIKGLELGFNYGEMIRHFKKNS, encoded by the coding sequence ATGTACGAGTTTAAAACTACACTACTAAAATTTGGAAAGAAAGGCGAAAAAACTGGTTGGACATACGTTTCAATTCCGTTAGATGTAGCTAATATAATTAATCCTTCTATTCGTAAATCATATCGAGTAAAGGGATTTATAGACTCACTTAAAATTAAATTGGTTGCAATTTTACCCGATGGAGATGGCTCTTTTATCATGCCTATTAATGCCGAAATGAGAAAGAGAATAAGGAAACAACAAGGAGCGGTTGTTACACTAAAATTGTCACTAGATACAGACCCACTGCCGCAATCAACCGATTTATTGGATTGTTTATTAGAAGCACCTGTTGCATTAAATAATTTTAAAAAGCTAACATTAGGTCATCAAAATTATTTTTCGAAATGGATAGAAAGCGCCAAAACTTCACATACAAAAGCCGACAGAATTACAAAAACAATAAAAGGACTTGAACTAGGTTTTAATTATGGTGAAATGATAAGGCATTTTAAAAAAAATTCTTAA
- a CDS encoding sugar MFS transporter codes for MSQKSNLLPTIILGVLFFVFGFITWINGTLIPYLKIACELNNFQSLLVAFAFYISYFVTALPSSWILQKTGFKNGMVLGLLTMVVGALLFIPAAYTRTYMLFLTGLFIIGTGLSILQTAVNPYVTIVGPIESAAKRISIMGICNKLAGVIAPIILGAIILSDADNLTTELAQLDVTAKAVKLDQLAERVILPYISMAILLIGLAIMVYFSPLPEVSESESEQTGAINSNTKSSIIHFPNLVLGVIALFLYVGAEVIAADTIGSYGQSQNIPLSESKNFPSFTLAAMVIGYIIGIFTIPKYISQEKALAISASIGILFGTLAILTNGYVSVLFIALLGLANALMWPAIWPLAIKGLGRFTQLGSALLIMAIAGGALLPLLYGYLADLSFIGYKKAYLVLIPCYAFIIYYSVSGFKKTKW; via the coding sequence CTTGCGAGTTAAATAATTTTCAATCGCTATTGGTGGCATTCGCATTTTACATATCCTACTTTGTTACAGCCCTACCCTCCTCATGGATACTACAAAAAACAGGTTTCAAGAATGGGATGGTACTTGGATTGCTAACCATGGTAGTTGGGGCATTACTCTTTATTCCTGCGGCATACACCAGAACTTATATGTTATTTCTAACCGGATTATTTATAATTGGGACTGGGCTATCAATCCTTCAAACTGCCGTAAATCCTTACGTAACCATAGTTGGCCCTATAGAAAGTGCAGCCAAACGTATTAGCATTATGGGCATTTGCAACAAACTAGCAGGAGTAATAGCTCCAATAATACTAGGAGCTATTATTCTTTCTGATGCTGATAATCTAACAACGGAATTAGCTCAATTAGATGTAACAGCCAAGGCGGTTAAATTAGACCAACTAGCCGAGCGTGTTATTTTACCATATATTTCAATGGCGATATTGCTTATTGGGTTGGCGATAATGGTTTATTTTTCTCCACTACCTGAAGTTTCAGAATCGGAAAGCGAACAAACAGGCGCAATTAATTCAAACACCAAATCTTCAATTATTCACTTTCCCAATCTTGTATTGGGTGTAATTGCACTTTTTCTTTATGTAGGTGCAGAAGTTATTGCAGCCGATACCATTGGCAGCTATGGACAATCGCAAAACATTCCCCTTTCTGAATCTAAAAATTTTCCTTCATTTACTTTGGCAGCAATGGTTATAGGTTATATTATTGGAATATTTACTATTCCTAAATACATAAGCCAAGAAAAGGCACTTGCCATATCTGCATCCATTGGTATATTATTCGGCACACTTGCAATTTTAACAAACGGATATGTTTCAGTTTTATTTATAGCCCTATTAGGACTAGCCAACGCACTTATGTGGCCTGCCATTTGGCCATTAGCAATAAAAGGACTTGGAAGGTTTACGCAGCTAGGTTCTGCACTATTAATAATGGCAATAGCCGGAGGTGCTTTACTACCATTACTGTATGGCTATCTTGCCGATTTATCTTTTATTGGCTACAAAAAGGCCTACTTAGTATTAATTCCGTGCTATGCTTTTATAATTTATTACAGCGTAAGTGGGTTCAAAAAAACAAAATGGTAG
- a CDS encoding peptidoglycan synthetase, with protein MRVHFIAVGGSAMHNLAIALHKKGYKVTGSDDEIVEPSKGRLLKYGLLPSQIGWNPSCIDSSIDAIILGMHARIDNPELLKAQELGLKIYSYPDYIYEQTKDKTRVVVAGSHGKTTITSIILHVLKHNNVKCDYLVGAQLEGFETMVNLEHESKVAIIEGDEYLASPIDRRPKFHIYKPHIAILSGIAWDHINVFPTFENYVDQFRQFLNMFEPNGTIVYCKEDEWVQKVVTENKSGLEKLPYAVPENFIENGVSFLKTSFGNIPLKVFGNHNLMNLNGARIVCNKIGISDADFYNAISTFKGAAKRLELVKKNDQTAIYKDFAHSPSKLKATIMATKQQYPNRKLIACMELHTFSSLNENFLKEYSGAMDDCDVAVVYFNPHTIAHKKLKPITIEQVQQSFMNNAIKVFTSSNDVREFIKKNKFDNTNLLLMSSGNFDGIDFAKFADELIN; from the coding sequence ATGCGTGTTCATTTTATTGCAGTTGGAGGTAGTGCCATGCACAATCTAGCCATTGCACTTCATAAAAAAGGGTATAAAGTTACGGGAAGTGATGATGAAATAGTAGAACCTTCTAAAGGCCGACTATTAAAGTATGGTTTATTACCTTCTCAAATTGGGTGGAATCCTTCTTGTATTGATAGTTCTATCGATGCAATTATTTTGGGCATGCACGCCAGAATTGATAATCCTGAGCTTTTAAAAGCGCAAGAGTTAGGGCTTAAAATATATTCGTATCCGGATTATATATACGAACAAACAAAAGATAAAACTCGCGTTGTAGTTGCCGGGAGTCACGGTAAAACAACCATTACATCAATTATTTTACATGTGCTAAAACACAATAATGTAAAATGCGATTACTTGGTTGGAGCTCAGCTTGAAGGGTTTGAAACCATGGTTAATTTGGAGCATGAATCTAAAGTGGCAATAATTGAGGGCGATGAATATTTAGCCTCTCCAATTGATAGGCGACCTAAATTTCATATTTACAAACCACATATTGCAATTTTAAGTGGTATTGCTTGGGATCATATCAATGTGTTTCCGACTTTTGAAAACTATGTAGATCAGTTTAGGCAGTTTTTAAATATGTTTGAACCTAATGGAACAATTGTTTATTGTAAGGAAGATGAGTGGGTGCAAAAAGTTGTAACCGAAAATAAATCTGGATTGGAAAAATTACCGTATGCTGTTCCCGAAAATTTTATTGAAAATGGAGTATCGTTTCTTAAGACATCTTTTGGAAATATTCCGCTAAAGGTATTCGGCAATCATAATTTAATGAACTTAAACGGTGCTCGTATCGTGTGCAATAAAATTGGTATTTCTGATGCCGACTTTTATAATGCAATTAGCACTTTTAAAGGAGCTGCTAAAAGATTAGAGTTAGTAAAGAAAAATGATCAAACTGCTATTTATAAAGATTTCGCACACTCCCCATCTAAACTGAAAGCGACTATAATGGCTACAAAGCAACAGTATCCTAATAGAAAATTAATTGCTTGTATGGAGCTACATACATTTAGTAGTTTGAATGAAAATTTTTTGAAAGAATATAGTGGCGCCATGGACGATTGTGATGTAGCAGTTGTATATTTTAATCCGCATACAATCGCACATAAAAAACTAAAACCAATAACTATAGAGCAAGTACAACAATCGTTCATGAATAATGCAATCAAGGTTTTTACTTCATCGAATGATGTGAGAGAGTTTATTAAGAAGAATAAATTTGATAATACCAATTTGTTATTAATGAGCTCGGGAAATTTTGATGGAATTGATTTCGCTAAATTTGCAGATGAATTAATAAACTAA